A region from the Streptomyces sp. 3214.6 genome encodes:
- the pknB gene encoding Stk1 family PASTA domain-containing Ser/Thr kinase: MDTTLQDPLVGQVLDGRYRVEARIAVGGMATVYRAVDTRLDRVLALKVMHPALAADGVFVERFIREAKSVARLAHPNVVQVFDQGADASYVYLAMEYIAGCTLRDVLRERGALQPRAALDILEPVLAALGAAHRAGFVHRDMKPENVLIGDDGRVKVADFGLVRSVDTVTSTTGAVLGTVAYLAPEQIEQPGAADPRVDVYACGVVLYEMLTGEKPHDGDSPAIVLYKHLHEDVPPPSALVPGLPFELDELVASATARTPDVRPHDAVALLAQVRQARAPLTEDQLDALPPQAVSAGHDIAEDRTSVIPRSLTVPRPLPVNEDDPADEAALNRTSRFQSPPPLPPRRRSVRRPRRGVLALITVALLVFGVGAGVWYINSGQFTKVPAVLTQKEAEARKRLEAAGIKVGKVRHEYSDTVRRGTVMDTDPEPGARIRKHGSVTLTVSDGPEMVKVPDVRGSRLDKAEQLLKTDGLEPGLVTQEFSKDVIKGFVISTNPQAGVKRRAGTAVSLVVSKGSPIDVPDVTGEDLDDARAALEGVGLKVKVSADEVNSEFDKGQVAAQSPAADGKAAAGDTVTLTLSKGPEMVEVPDVVGASVGDAKSLLEQSGFEVKEDRGLLGLFGDTVKKQSVDAGDTAPKGSTITITIR, from the coding sequence GTGGACACGACCCTTCAGGACCCTCTGGTCGGGCAGGTGCTCGACGGCCGGTATCGCGTCGAGGCGCGGATCGCGGTCGGCGGGATGGCCACGGTCTACCGGGCCGTGGACACCCGCCTGGACCGCGTGCTCGCGCTCAAGGTGATGCACCCGGCGCTCGCCGCCGACGGGGTGTTCGTCGAGCGTTTCATCCGGGAGGCGAAGTCCGTCGCGCGGCTCGCCCACCCGAATGTCGTTCAGGTGTTCGACCAGGGTGCCGATGCGTCGTATGTCTATCTCGCCATGGAGTACATCGCCGGCTGCACGCTGCGTGACGTGCTGCGCGAGCGCGGGGCGCTGCAGCCGCGGGCCGCGCTGGACATCCTGGAGCCCGTGCTCGCCGCGCTCGGCGCCGCGCACCGGGCCGGGTTCGTGCACCGGGACATGAAGCCCGAGAACGTACTCATAGGGGATGACGGGCGGGTCAAGGTCGCCGACTTCGGGCTGGTGCGGTCCGTGGACACCGTGACCAGCACCACCGGGGCCGTCCTCGGGACCGTCGCCTATCTCGCTCCCGAACAGATCGAGCAGCCCGGCGCCGCCGATCCCCGCGTCGACGTGTACGCGTGCGGGGTCGTGCTCTACGAGATGCTCACCGGTGAGAAGCCGCACGACGGGGACTCCCCGGCGATCGTGCTCTACAAGCACCTCCACGAGGACGTTCCGCCGCCGTCGGCCCTCGTCCCCGGCCTGCCGTTCGAGCTGGACGAGCTGGTCGCCTCGGCCACCGCCCGCACACCCGACGTCCGGCCGCACGACGCCGTCGCGCTGCTCGCGCAGGTGCGACAGGCGCGCGCCCCGCTCACCGAGGACCAGCTGGACGCGCTGCCGCCGCAGGCCGTCTCCGCCGGGCACGACATCGCCGAGGACCGGACGAGCGTCATCCCGCGCTCGCTGACAGTGCCACGCCCGCTGCCCGTCAACGAGGACGACCCCGCCGACGAGGCCGCCCTGAACCGGACCTCCCGGTTCCAGAGTCCGCCGCCCCTGCCGCCCCGGCGCCGTTCCGTGCGGCGGCCCCGGCGGGGGGTGCTCGCGCTCATCACCGTGGCGCTGCTGGTGTTCGGCGTGGGCGCGGGCGTCTGGTACATCAACTCCGGGCAGTTCACCAAGGTGCCGGCGGTGCTGACGCAGAAGGAGGCCGAGGCGAGGAAGCGGCTGGAGGCGGCCGGGATCAAGGTCGGCAAGGTCCGGCACGAGTACAGCGACACCGTCAGGCGCGGCACCGTCATGGACACCGACCCTGAGCCGGGCGCCCGCATCCGCAAGCACGGCTCCGTGACGCTCACCGTCTCCGACGGCCCCGAGATGGTGAAGGTGCCGGACGTGCGGGGCTCCCGGCTGGACAAGGCCGAGCAGTTGCTGAAGACGGACGGCCTGGAGCCGGGTCTGGTCACCCAGGAGTTCAGCAAGGACGTCATCAAGGGCTTCGTGATCAGCACGAACCCGCAGGCAGGGGTGAAGCGCCGCGCGGGCACCGCCGTGTCCCTCGTCGTCAGCAAGGGCAGCCCGATCGACGTCCCGGACGTCACCGGCGAGGACCTCGACGACGCCAGGGCGGCGCTGGAGGGGGTCGGCCTGAAGGTGAAGGTCTCCGCCGACGAGGTCAACTCCGAGTTCGACAAGGGGCAGGTCGCGGCGCAGTCCCCGGCGGCGGACGGCAAGGCCGCCGCCGGCGACACGGTGACGCTGACGCTGTCCAAGGGGCCGGAGATGGTCGAGGTCCCGGACGTGGTGGGGGCGAGCGTCGGCGACGCGAAGTCGCTCCTCGAACAGTCCGGGTTCGAGGTCAAGGAGGACCGTGGGCTGCTGGGGCTGTTCGGCGACACCGTGAAGAAGCAGTCCGTGGACGCGGGCGACACCGCACCCAAGGGGTCGACGATCACGATCACCATCCGCTGA
- a CDS encoding thiazole synthase, which translates to MADDSFVLAGTSFSSRLIMGTGGAPSLEVLERALVASGTELTTVAMRRVDPSVHGSVLSVLERLGIRVLPNTAGCYTAGEAVLTARLAREALGTDLIKLEVIADERTLLPDPVELLEAAETLVDDGFTVLPYTNDDPVLARKLEDAGCAAVMPLGSPIGSGLGIRNPHNFQLIVEHARVPVILDAGAGTASDVALAMELGCAGVMLASAVTRARDPERMASAMRAGVEAGRLAHLAGRIPRRYFAEASSPTAGRAALDPERPAF; encoded by the coding sequence ATGGCCGACGATTCCTTCGTCCTCGCGGGTACGTCCTTCTCGTCCCGGCTGATCATGGGTACGGGGGGTGCGCCCAGCCTGGAGGTGCTGGAGCGGGCGCTGGTCGCCTCCGGGACCGAGCTGACGACGGTCGCGATGCGGCGCGTCGATCCCTCTGTGCACGGCTCCGTGCTGTCGGTGCTCGAGCGGCTCGGTATCCGGGTGCTGCCGAACACCGCGGGGTGTTACACGGCCGGGGAGGCGGTGCTGACGGCGCGGCTGGCGCGGGAGGCGCTGGGTACCGATCTGATCAAACTGGAGGTCATCGCCGACGAGCGGACGCTGCTGCCGGATCCGGTCGAGTTGCTGGAGGCCGCGGAGACGCTGGTGGACGACGGGTTCACGGTGCTGCCGTACACGAACGACGATCCGGTGCTGGCACGGAAGCTGGAGGATGCGGGGTGCGCGGCGGTGATGCCGCTGGGTTCGCCGATCGGCTCCGGGCTCGGCATCCGCAACCCGCACAACTTCCAGCTGATCGTCGAGCACGCGCGTGTGCCGGTGATTCTGGACGCGGGGGCCGGTACGGCGTCGGATGTGGCGTTGGCGATGGAGTTGGGGTGCGCGGGGGTGATGCTGGCGTCGGCGGTGACGCGGGCGAGGGATCCCGAGCGGATGGCGTCGGCGATGCGGGCCGGTGTCGAGGCGGGACGGCTGGCCCACCTGGCGGGCCGGATCCCGCGCCGCTACTTCGCCGAGGCGTCCTCCCCCACGGCGGGCCGGGCGGCGCTGGACCCCGAGCGTCCCGCCTTCTGA
- a CDS encoding NAD(P)/FAD-dependent oxidoreductase, producing the protein MSEQRQEEGGPAGRRVVVVGAGMAGVQTAVALREQGFDGTVTLIGAEPHQPYDRPPLSKAVLLGKSEGSAFDVDFDGLGIELVLGREVLGLRPADHELDTEAGPVPYDVLVLATGAEPIRLPGAEGVPGVHLLRTLDDAERLRPVLARQHDVVVVGAGWIGAEFATAAREAGCAVTVVEAADRPLAGALPAEVAAPMAAWYADSGTALRTHARVERVEPGAVVLDDGSRLPADAVVVGIGARPATAWLAGSGIELGAHREVVADACLRTSVPDVYAVGDCASFPSGRYGERLLVHHWDNALQGPRTVAANILGEVTGEPPAVYDPVPYFWSEQFGRFVQYAGHHTGADRTLWRGDPSGPAWTVCWLREDRLVALLAVGRPRDLAQGRRLIEAATPMNPRLLADPARPLKAATASA; encoded by the coding sequence GTGAGTGAGCAGAGGCAGGAAGAAGGCGGCCCGGCCGGGCGGCGCGTGGTGGTCGTCGGCGCGGGCATGGCCGGGGTGCAGACCGCGGTCGCGCTGCGCGAACAGGGCTTCGACGGCACGGTGACGCTGATCGGCGCCGAACCCCACCAGCCCTACGACCGGCCACCGCTGTCCAAGGCCGTCCTGCTCGGCAAGTCCGAGGGCTCCGCCTTCGACGTCGACTTCGACGGCCTCGGCATCGAACTGGTCCTGGGCCGCGAGGTCCTCGGCCTGCGCCCCGCCGACCACGAGCTGGACACCGAGGCCGGGCCCGTCCCGTACGACGTCCTCGTCCTCGCCACCGGCGCCGAACCGATCCGGCTGCCCGGCGCCGAGGGCGTGCCCGGCGTGCACCTGCTGCGCACCCTGGACGACGCCGAACGGCTGCGGCCCGTGCTCGCCCGGCAGCACGACGTCGTGGTCGTGGGCGCGGGCTGGATCGGCGCCGAGTTCGCCACGGCCGCACGCGAGGCCGGCTGCGCGGTCACCGTCGTGGAGGCCGCCGACCGGCCGCTGGCCGGGGCGCTGCCCGCCGAGGTGGCCGCCCCGATGGCCGCCTGGTACGCCGACAGCGGTACGGCCCTGCGCACCCACGCGCGCGTGGAGCGCGTCGAACCCGGAGCGGTCGTCCTCGACGACGGCTCGCGGCTGCCCGCCGACGCCGTCGTGGTCGGCATCGGCGCCCGCCCCGCCACCGCCTGGCTGGCCGGCTCCGGTATCGAGCTCGGCGCGCACCGCGAGGTCGTGGCCGACGCCTGTCTGCGCACCTCCGTGCCGGACGTGTACGCGGTCGGCGACTGCGCCTCCTTCCCTTCGGGCCGGTACGGCGAGCGGCTTCTCGTCCACCACTGGGACAACGCCCTCCAGGGGCCGCGCACGGTCGCGGCGAACATCCTCGGCGAGGTCACCGGCGAGCCCCCGGCCGTCTACGACCCGGTGCCGTACTTCTGGTCCGAGCAGTTCGGCCGCTTCGTCCAGTACGCGGGCCATCACACCGGCGCCGACCGGACCCTGTGGCGCGGCGATCCGTCGGGACCGGCCTGGACGGTGTGCTGGCTGCGCGAGGACCGTCTGGTCGCCCTGCTGGCCGTGGGGCGCCCCCGTGACCTCGCCCAGGGCAGACGGCTGATCGAGGCCGCCACACCCATGAACCCACGGCTTCTGGCGGACCCGGCACGCCCGCTGAAGGCGGCGACGGCCTCCGCGTAA
- the thiO gene encoding glycine oxidase ThiO — protein sequence MSSPRTSDVLVIGGGIIGLVTAWRAAQRGLATAVVDPEPGGGAAQVAAGMLAAVTELHHGEQTLLGLNLASARRYPDFAAELSELTGHDLGYRRCGTLAVALDADDRAHLRELHALQRQSGLESEWLSGRECRRLEPMLAPGVRGGLRVDGDHQVDPRRLAAALVAACERAGVVFRRAWAERLSVVGERAAGIVTRDGTALAAGQVVLAGGSLSGRLAGVPQDVLPPVRPVKGQVLRLTVPRRCAPFLSRTVRAVVRGSQVYLVPRENGELVVGATSEELGWDTTVTAGGVYELLRDAHELVPGITELPLTETRAGLRPGSPDNAPLLGPTGLEGLLLATGHYRNGVLLTPVTGDAMAHVLATGELPDEARPFTPRRFGAAALSEQPA from the coding sequence ATGTCGTCTCCACGTACGTCAGACGTCCTCGTCATCGGGGGCGGGATCATCGGGCTGGTCACGGCCTGGCGGGCCGCGCAGCGCGGCCTCGCCACGGCGGTGGTCGACCCGGAGCCGGGCGGCGGGGCCGCCCAGGTGGCGGCCGGGATGCTGGCCGCCGTCACGGAACTGCACCACGGCGAGCAGACTTTGCTCGGCCTGAATCTCGCGTCGGCGCGCCGCTATCCGGACTTCGCGGCGGAGCTGTCGGAGCTGACCGGCCACGATCTCGGCTACCGGCGGTGCGGCACGCTCGCGGTCGCGCTGGACGCCGACGACCGCGCCCATCTGCGCGAACTGCACGCCCTGCAGCGGCAGTCGGGGCTGGAGTCGGAGTGGCTGTCGGGGCGTGAGTGCCGGCGTCTTGAGCCGATGCTCGCGCCGGGAGTACGCGGCGGGCTGCGGGTGGACGGCGACCACCAGGTCGATCCGCGGCGGCTGGCCGCGGCGCTGGTGGCCGCGTGCGAGCGGGCGGGCGTGGTGTTCCGGCGGGCGTGGGCCGAGCGGCTGTCCGTGGTGGGCGAGCGGGCCGCGGGGATCGTCACCCGGGACGGTACGGCGCTGGCGGCGGGACAGGTGGTGCTCGCCGGCGGCAGCCTGAGCGGGCGGCTGGCCGGGGTCCCGCAGGACGTGCTGCCGCCGGTGCGGCCGGTGAAGGGGCAGGTCCTGCGGCTGACCGTGCCGCGGCGGTGCGCGCCGTTCCTGAGCCGGACGGTGCGGGCCGTGGTGCGCGGCAGCCAGGTCTATCTGGTGCCGCGGGAGAACGGCGAGCTGGTCGTGGGCGCGACCAGCGAGGAACTGGGCTGGGACACGACGGTGACGGCGGGGGGCGTGTACGAGTTGCTGCGCGACGCCCATGAACTGGTGCCGGGGATCACCGAGCTGCCGCTGACCGAGACGCGCGCGGGGCTGCGCCCAGGCTCCCCGGACAACGCGCCGCTGCTCGGGCCGACCGGCCTGGAGGGGCTGCTGCTGGCCACCGGGCACTACCGCAACGGGGTGCTGCTGACGCCGGTGACCGGTGACGCGATGGCGCATGTCCTGGCCACCGGGGAGCTCCCGGACGAGGCCCGTCCCTTCACGCCCCGGCGTTTCGGCGCCGCCGCACTCTCGGAGCAGCCCGCATGA
- the thiS gene encoding sulfur carrier protein ThiS, producing the protein MNISVNGERREFAPGTALDSVVRSLTPAPSGVAAALNETVVPRARWSATALSEGDRVEVLTAVQGG; encoded by the coding sequence ATGAACATCTCGGTGAACGGCGAGCGGCGGGAGTTCGCTCCCGGCACGGCTCTCGACAGCGTCGTACGGTCTCTGACGCCGGCGCCCTCCGGGGTGGCCGCCGCGCTCAACGAAACGGTCGTCCCGCGCGCGCGGTGGTCGGCGACGGCGCTCAGCGAGGGCGACCGGGTGGAAGTCCTGACCGCCGTGCAGGGAGGCTGA